In Brassica oleracea var. oleracea cultivar TO1000 unplaced genomic scaffold, BOL UnpScaffold01006, whole genome shotgun sequence, the genomic window CCTTCCAAGCATCCCACTTGGCTCTTTCCTCCATGCTGAACATTCCAGGACGACCTTCGAGTcaatcataacaaaaaaaaaagctttattaAAACAGCAAAAGTTGAACCAAAAAGCAAACCGAAAGATCTTAACATGGGAAATATTAACTGGTGGTGACAGGCCCGACGGTGGCTTGCTTGTAGAGTCCGTAGAGGATGAGCAAGTTCTCGTTTGAGGGGCTCGTTGTGAGCTTCTTGACATTCTCAGCATGCTCCTCGAAGTCCTCCTGCacaaatcaagaagaagaatttcTAATTACCTAGCTAAAACAGTGACCACCATCAAAACATACTACTACTACAACTCCAATTCTCATATCTCAAGGGGATAAAGAGACTTTAAATCAAACTCAACACATGCGTCACTACAAACAAAGATTCAAACCTAAAAAAAGATTCGATTCTTCATGAAGCTATATATGCTTATGAGAACAAAACTTGGACAAGATGATACACATATaagtgttggggtcgaaaacggttatgacgaagttaatgtccaaatccccgaagaagaaaaacgtaggaaactttttcgacaaatactttttcgaaatagattcttctttacgaaaacctTTACGGAAGAGActcgaatcatcggacaagaacTCGAGAaggatcgctacgtagcgaccaaacgcccattccgctcggtcgctacgtagcgaccgagctctttcgaaacgtcgatacgacatcagtccatgcattctcgtctacccttcgatgctatctcccgaataccgtagcgaacccgtCTCAcattccccgccatttctaagttatcaataaAACTTTACCGttaaaaccgcggaaagttcattctttatcgaaagaagacgtaataaacgcttcaagtcggaagacggcccaaagggacctaagacatgactcgagacccgacttacgatttcttaaccaacagcctgTAAACCGCATGTcagtttacgcttggttcgcaaggaaagataaatgtcaagtttccgcggataaatacgaaattttgaagataattacgaagatcgaaaaaaTNNNNNNNNNNNNNNNNNNNNNNNNNNNNNNNNNNNNNNNNNNNNNNNNNNNNNNNNNNNNNNNNNNNNNNNNNNNNNNNNNNNNNNNNNNNNNNNNNNNNNNNNNNNNNTTTgtagtcttaggttgttagaactaggaatctcaccgacagctctcataaccgaggcttctaccttgttgtaacgctcatacgcgaattcggaataaaactccttttgctctcttttacgatttcttatttcttttcgtctttacttgcGTGTTATTATTGCGTGGCGTGTgttttaacagatatccgggacctctgagaaattagggaaatcgacagtgcgaatttcggttcccacagtttggcgctagagagagggggggggtacggatcaatctaacctgCAAaaaccactcaacgatcagggacgatatgcaagactcaacgtgcgcgaacgtcatctcgttcaaggggggagcaacggtcgatcgagccaaacctcgaaacgatctccttgttatcgaactaACGATCCGAGATATCGATGTCGcaagggtgctaatcgacaccggaagttcggccgatatcatcttcaaagatactctcgagaaaatgggcaTCGATCAATTCAAAATCGcgaaataccctagcccactactgggaaTTTCAGGAAAAACGAATGTGGCCTGCGgatcgattaatctcgcagtcaaagccggaaccgtgacaagagtctCAGAGTTTCTAGTGGTTGACCATcctgcatcttacaacgttatcaagggaacgccatggttgaacgccatgcgtgccatcccatccacgtaccatctttgcctcaagtttccaacccctaacggaatcgaggtaatatggggaaacccgagagtatcacaggtgtgttacgccgcatgacaaaaatgaaaaagaccAAACCTCGAGACCGttcctagaaaaacggagagAAAGGTCTCCGGCCAAggttcgcgaagtcaagattcggctgaactctcctggcagtctcgtaacatcgcggccctagaggaaaaatGCGAACTAACTTGCGAGCCTGTGGTCACGGTCTGTCTCGAGGAAgcatctccggaacgatgcgtcgaaatcggagccaatctccgcgagcctttgaggacagagctcgtaacctgtctaaaaaagaacctcaatactttcgcatgggccgcggaagatatggCGGGGATTGACATTgacataacgtgtcacgaattaaatatcgatccgactttcaagcccgtcaaacaaaaaaggcggaagctaggacctgaacgagcttccgcggtcaacgacgaggtcgaaaaattgcttaaattcgggtcaataacagaagtgaggtatccagactggcttgCCAACCccgtagtagtcaaaaagaaaaacgaaaaatgGTGAGTTTGCGTGaattttaccgacctaaacaaggcatgtccaaaagatagtttccccctGCCACACATCAATCGATTGGTAGAAGCAACGACAGGAaacgaacttctgtctttcatggacgccttctcaggttacaaccaaattatgatgaaccctgacgatcgcaaaaagactgcgttcattaccgatcgcggaacctattgctacagggtaatgcccttcggcctcaaaaacgctggtgcaacttaccaacgactcgtgaaccgtatgttctctcAACAACTACGTAAAACAATGGaagtttatatcgacgacatgctcgtcaaatccctccaagcaaaggatcacgtaccacatctcgaggaatgtttcgccCAGTTAAATTcgcataacatgaagctcaacccgacaaaatgcagaTTCGCCGTGGCAtcggggaattcctcggctacctagtcacattccggGGCATCgaggctaatccaaaacagatcaacgcactgatcgagatggcttcgccgaagaataagcgggaagtccagaggttgaccggtagagtcgcggCACTGAACCACTTTATTTCGCGATCGACAGACAAGTGCCTGCCTttctacgatgtcttacggGNNNNNNNNtacggggaaataaaaaattcgaatggtcggaagagtgcgaaaacgctttccaacagctgaagcggtatttcGCTTCCCccccagtcct contains:
- the LOC106320668 gene encoding acyl-CoA-binding protein-like, with product MGLKEDFEEHAENVKKLTTSPSNENLLILYGLYKQATVGPVTTSRPGMFSMEERAKWDAWKALEGKSTDEAMSDYITKVKQLLEAEAAAAST